From Haliotis asinina isolate JCU_RB_2024 chromosome 8, JCU_Hal_asi_v2, whole genome shotgun sequence, a single genomic window includes:
- the LOC137294193 gene encoding fructosamine-3-kinase-like isoform X1, which yields MTEFKAFEPVLRSELEDDSICYSQDVKGGIVNRAALFVSEKTSDKYFVKYHDGEQNLADAMFSTERYSLDLLERTKIVHVPKSIKIFGLQNHGFRGGIHVLEYIEDLQPMKDYWSQLGEQVARLHSYNSNIRKKASQSEQSVHRSEYLVEPRDKFGSDVPHFIGTFRPRDGWRDTWEEYFLGDIVNPLFEGLEQKYGDRVVSGKWSTIKQDIHKVFQSADIQPEINHGDLCPANFGQTADGPVVFDPSVDYAHSEFDLIIAKTEGGFHDDFFTSYYNILPKAKGFEDRVLVYELFYNVVMWYHVPEGQAREATIKSLDQVEELIKNISCAN from the exons ATGACCGAATTTAAGGCTTTTGAACCAGTTCTTCGATCTGAACTTGAAGATGATTCGATTTGTTATAGTCAAGATGTGAAAGGTGGCATTGTTAATCGTGCagctttgtttgtttcagaaaagACAAGTGACAAATACTTTGTCAAGTATCACGACGGAGAGCAGAACCTG GCTGATGCCATGTTTTCCACAGAAAGGTACAGTCTGGATTTGTTGGAACGGACAAAAATTGTTCATGTACCAAAATCTATCAAG ATTTTTGGCCTCCAGAATCATGGGTTTAGAGGTGGAATCCATGTTCTGGAATATATTGAGGATCTTCAGCCAATGAAAGACTACTGGTCTCAGCTTGGAGAACAGGTGGCCAG ACTACATTCATACAACTCAAACATACGGAAGAAAGCTTCACAAAGTGAACAGAGCGTTCATAGGAGTGAATACCTAGTTGAACCCAGAGACAAGTTTGGGTCCGACGTTCCACACTTCATTGGAACATTCCGTCCCCGTGATGGCTGGCGAGACACATGGGAG GAATACTTCCTAGGAGATATTGTCAATCCTTTATTTGAAGGTTTGGAACAAAAG TACGGAGACCGTGTTGTAAGTGGGAAATGGTCAACCATCAAGCAAGATATACACAAAGTGTTTCAGTCAGCAGACATCCAGCCAGAGATAAACCATGGTGACCTTTGTCCAGCTAACTTTGGTCAGACGGCAGACGGGCCTG TGGTCTTTGACCCATCAGTGGACTATGCACATTCCGAGTTTGACCTGATTATTGCGAAGACAGAGGGAGGTTTCCATGATGATTTCTTCACAAGCTACTACAACATCCTACCCAAGGCTAAAGGCTTTGAGGACCGCGTGCTTGTATACGAGTTGTTCTACAATGTCGTTATGTGGTACCATGTTCCCGAGGGACAGGCCAGAGAAGCAACAATAAAATCATTGGACCAAGTGGAAgagttgataaaaaatatatccTGTGCAAACTGA
- the LOC137294193 gene encoding fructosamine-3-kinase-like isoform X2 produces the protein MFSTERYSLDLLERTKIVHVPKSIKIFGLQNHGFRGGIHVLEYIEDLQPMKDYWSQLGEQVARLHSYNSNIRKKASQSEQSVHRSEYLVEPRDKFGSDVPHFIGTFRPRDGWRDTWEEYFLGDIVNPLFEGLEQKYGDRVVSGKWSTIKQDIHKVFQSADIQPEINHGDLCPANFGQTADGPVVFDPSVDYAHSEFDLIIAKTEGGFHDDFFTSYYNILPKAKGFEDRVLVYELFYNVVMWYHVPEGQAREATIKSLDQVEELIKNISCAN, from the exons ATGTTTTCCACAGAAAGGTACAGTCTGGATTTGTTGGAACGGACAAAAATTGTTCATGTACCAAAATCTATCAAG ATTTTTGGCCTCCAGAATCATGGGTTTAGAGGTGGAATCCATGTTCTGGAATATATTGAGGATCTTCAGCCAATGAAAGACTACTGGTCTCAGCTTGGAGAACAGGTGGCCAG ACTACATTCATACAACTCAAACATACGGAAGAAAGCTTCACAAAGTGAACAGAGCGTTCATAGGAGTGAATACCTAGTTGAACCCAGAGACAAGTTTGGGTCCGACGTTCCACACTTCATTGGAACATTCCGTCCCCGTGATGGCTGGCGAGACACATGGGAG GAATACTTCCTAGGAGATATTGTCAATCCTTTATTTGAAGGTTTGGAACAAAAG TACGGAGACCGTGTTGTAAGTGGGAAATGGTCAACCATCAAGCAAGATATACACAAAGTGTTTCAGTCAGCAGACATCCAGCCAGAGATAAACCATGGTGACCTTTGTCCAGCTAACTTTGGTCAGACGGCAGACGGGCCTG TGGTCTTTGACCCATCAGTGGACTATGCACATTCCGAGTTTGACCTGATTATTGCGAAGACAGAGGGAGGTTTCCATGATGATTTCTTCACAAGCTACTACAACATCCTACCCAAGGCTAAAGGCTTTGAGGACCGCGTGCTTGTATACGAGTTGTTCTACAATGTCGTTATGTGGTACCATGTTCCCGAGGGACAGGCCAGAGAAGCAACAATAAAATCATTGGACCAAGTGGAAgagttgataaaaaatatatccTGTGCAAACTGA